In Streptomyces chartreusis, the following proteins share a genomic window:
- the dapD gene encoding 2,3,4,5-tetrahydropyridine-2,6-dicarboxylate N-succinyltransferase, with the protein MTDTTAPRTSGAVAAGLATIAADGTVLDTWFPAPELVAEPGPSGSERLSADRAVELLGEGAAKAIGPDARRGVEVVAVRTVIASIDEKPIDAHDVYLRLHLLSHRLVKPHGVNLEGQFGFLANVAWTSLGPVAVDDLEKVRLNARAEGLHLQVTSVDKFPRMTDYVAPKGVRIADADRVRLGAHLSEGTTVMHEGFVNFNAGTLGTSMVEGRISAGVVVGNGSDIGGGASTMGTLSGGGNVIISIGERCLVGAEAGVGIALGDECVVEAGLYVTAGTRVTMPDGQIVKARELSGASNILFRRNSVTGTVEARPNNAVWGGLNEILHSHN; encoded by the coding sequence ATGACCGACACGACTGCTCCTCGCACCAGCGGCGCCGTGGCCGCCGGCCTCGCCACGATCGCCGCCGACGGCACTGTTCTCGACACCTGGTTCCCCGCGCCCGAGCTCGTGGCCGAGCCCGGCCCCTCCGGCAGCGAGCGGCTGTCCGCCGACCGTGCCGTCGAGCTGCTCGGCGAAGGCGCCGCGAAGGCGATCGGTCCGGACGCCCGCCGTGGCGTCGAGGTCGTCGCGGTCCGTACGGTCATCGCCTCGATCGACGAGAAGCCGATCGACGCCCACGACGTCTACCTGCGCCTGCACCTGCTCTCGCACCGCCTGGTCAAGCCGCACGGCGTGAACCTGGAGGGCCAGTTCGGCTTCCTCGCCAACGTGGCCTGGACCTCGCTCGGCCCGGTCGCCGTCGACGACCTGGAGAAGGTCCGGCTGAACGCGCGCGCCGAGGGCCTGCACCTCCAGGTGACGTCGGTCGACAAGTTCCCGCGCATGACGGACTACGTCGCGCCGAAGGGTGTCCGCATCGCCGACGCCGACCGGGTCCGCCTGGGCGCGCACCTCTCCGAGGGCACCACGGTCATGCACGAGGGCTTCGTCAACTTCAACGCCGGCACCCTCGGCACCTCCATGGTCGAGGGCCGTATCTCCGCGGGCGTCGTGGTCGGCAACGGCTCCGACATCGGCGGCGGCGCCTCGACGATGGGCACGCTGTCCGGCGGCGGCAACGTGATCATCTCCATCGGCGAGCGCTGCCTGGTCGGCGCCGAGGCGGGCGTCGGCATCGCGCTGGGCGACGAGTGCGTCGTCGAGGCGGGCCTGTACGTCACGGCCGGCACCCGCGTCACCATGCCCGACGGGCAGATCGTCAAGGCCCGCGAGCTGTCCGGCGCGTCCAACATCCTCTTCCGCCGCAACTCGGTCACCGGCACCGTCGAGGCCCGCCCGAACAACGCGGTCTGGGGCGGCCTGAACGAGATCCTGCACAGCCACAACTGA